A genomic segment from Methanolobus zinderi encodes:
- a CDS encoding UbiA family prenyltransferase: MEEHGTFHSCFRVRKLFYNTTYLVLRYFEPRNYHLIKIEAYSRMHIHVLKMHPVNKKVKGLIQLSRVELPFSAGVCVVMGQILALGSFASISESILAFMSVFLISASILVLNDYFDVETDRINAPHRPIPSKLVTPSEALIFSLFLMTLGLIFSYLISLFALLFVIILTIIGFLYNRRYKRSGLPGNIMVSLSVGMTFVYGGASVGLPFNNIVWFFALIAALIDLGEEIAADAMDIQGDSLIDSNSLAIKYGKDFALRISSYIFLSVVLLTSVPFIMDWLAPVYLIPIAIMDISIIYPLSGLLKSDEKEARKYIRWIYLGATLGVLVFILIRLIEN; the protein is encoded by the coding sequence ATGGAAGAACATGGCACATTCCATTCTTGTTTTAGGGTCAGGAAACTATTCTACAACACTACCTATTTAGTTCTGAGATATTTCGAACCCCGAAATTACCATTTAATAAAGATAGAAGCTTATAGCAGAATGCATATTCATGTTTTGAAAATGCATCCTGTAAACAAAAAGGTAAAGGGTCTGATACAATTATCAAGAGTTGAACTTCCATTCTCCGCCGGAGTATGTGTGGTAATGGGACAGATTTTAGCCCTGGGCAGTTTTGCATCTATTTCAGAAAGCATACTTGCTTTTATGTCAGTGTTTTTAATTTCAGCCTCAATACTGGTGCTAAATGACTATTTTGATGTTGAGACAGACAGGATCAATGCACCCCACCGGCCAATTCCTTCAAAACTTGTTACTCCGTCAGAAGCACTGATATTCTCATTGTTCCTCATGACCCTTGGCCTTATCTTTAGTTACCTGATAAGTCTCTTTGCTCTCTTGTTTGTGATCATCCTGACAATAATCGGGTTTCTATATAACAGGAGATACAAAAGGAGCGGTTTGCCCGGAAACATAATGGTAAGCCTTTCAGTAGGGATGACATTTGTTTATGGCGGCGCGTCCGTCGGATTACCATTCAACAATATCGTCTGGTTTTTTGCTTTGATTGCCGCATTAATAGACCTGGGAGAAGAAATTGCCGCTGATGCCATGGATATTCAGGGAGATAGTCTAATAGATTCAAATTCCCTGGCCATTAAATATGGAAAGGATTTTGCTCTTCGGATAAGTAGCTACATATTCCTTTCTGTTGTTCTCCTGACATCGGTTCCATTTATAATGGACTGGTTGGCCCCTGTTTATCTGATACCTATCGCAATAATGGATATCTCGATCATTTATCCATTGTCGGGATTATTGAAATCTGATGAAAAGGAAGCAAGGAAATATATTCGATGGATCTACCTGGGTGCAACTCTTGGAGTACTTGTCTTTATATTGATCAGACTTATTGAAAACTGA
- the gyrA gene encoding DNA gyrase subunit A, which yields MADNIDNENVQDAGSPDEPEDTVPLDIQPTDTGEKILPVLIEDEMKNSFMDYAMSVIVSRALPDAKDGLKPVHRRILYAMKEAGITHDKAYKKSARVVGDVLGKYHPHGDTAVYDSLVRMVQEFSLRYPLIDGQGNFGSIDGDSAAAMRYTEARMDKIADEMLIDIDKETVATRPNYDGSLEEPVVLPAKLPNLLINGSTGIAVGMATNMAPHNLTEVIDATLMIIDNPDVTISELMQVVKGPDFPTGATILGKQGIKSAYETGRGRIQLRAVAEIDEIKKDKYAIIVTEIPYQVNKSKLIEDIASLVRDKKIVGVSDLRDESDREGIRVVVELTRSTNPNVVLNQLYKHTQMQTTFGIINLALVDDVPRELSLKEMLRIYLDHRIDVIQKRTRYQLKKAEDRAHILRGLKIALDHLDEVISLIRSSKDVETARSGLIENFGLDEVQARAILDMRLQKLTGLERQKIEDEYNELIKLIAELNEILASDERKYEIIVSELKDLKERFGDERRTSINGTVEELEDEDLIPDEEVVVTITNSGYIKRLLLDTYSKQRRGGKGIIGMDIKDEDFVTDIFVASTHDYILFFTNQGRVHWQKVYGIPEGSRQSRGKAIVNLLELGEGEVVTAMIPVSEFVEDNYLFMATRKGTVKKSQLSDFSNPRKGGIIAMKLDEDDALLNVALTDGSRELVMVSSHGKAIRFSEEDVRSMGRAARGVRGMKLEADDSVVSLDIVDNEAALLTITENGFGKRTLFEEYRTMRRGGRGVITIVTSLRNGPVINVKSVKDDDEVMLTSSEGIIIRIPVKDIRIQGRNTQGVKIMNVRTDDKVVGVARIRLDEE from the coding sequence ATGGCAGATAATATCGATAACGAAAATGTACAGGATGCAGGTTCACCTGACGAGCCGGAAGACACGGTTCCTTTAGACATCCAGCCCACGGATACGGGAGAGAAGATCCTTCCTGTGCTTATTGAAGATGAGATGAAGAACTCATTCATGGACTATGCAATGAGTGTCATTGTAAGCCGTGCACTGCCGGATGCAAAGGATGGTCTCAAACCTGTTCACCGTAGAATTCTCTATGCAATGAAAGAGGCCGGCATTACCCACGACAAGGCTTACAAGAAGTCTGCCCGTGTAGTGGGAGATGTGCTCGGTAAATACCACCCTCACGGTGATACTGCAGTTTATGATTCACTTGTGAGAATGGTCCAGGAGTTCTCCCTGCGCTATCCGCTAATTGACGGTCAGGGTAACTTCGGATCCATTGACGGTGATTCCGCAGCAGCCATGCGTTACACTGAAGCACGTATGGATAAGATCGCGGACGAGATGCTCATTGACATTGATAAGGAAACGGTTGCCACCAGGCCCAACTATGATGGTTCTCTTGAAGAGCCGGTTGTTCTTCCTGCGAAGTTGCCCAACCTGCTTATCAATGGTTCGACCGGTATTGCGGTTGGTATGGCAACCAATATGGCACCCCATAATCTCACTGAGGTTATCGATGCCACACTGATGATCATTGACAATCCCGATGTAACGATTTCCGAACTCATGCAGGTCGTCAAGGGACCGGATTTCCCAACAGGTGCCACTATACTTGGAAAACAGGGTATAAAAAGTGCTTATGAGACCGGAAGGGGACGTATACAGCTTCGGGCAGTGGCCGAGATCGATGAGATCAAAAAGGACAAGTATGCTATCATTGTCACCGAGATACCTTATCAGGTAAACAAATCAAAACTCATAGAGGATATAGCTTCACTGGTGCGGGATAAGAAGATCGTAGGAGTATCCGACCTGCGTGATGAATCCGACCGTGAAGGTATTCGTGTAGTTGTGGAACTTACCCGCAGCACAAATCCCAATGTTGTGCTCAACCAGCTTTACAAACACACACAGATGCAGACGACCTTTGGTATCATCAATCTTGCTCTTGTGGATGATGTCCCGAGAGAACTGAGTCTGAAGGAAATGCTGCGCATATATCTCGATCACCGTATAGACGTTATCCAGAAGCGTACCCGGTACCAGCTAAAGAAGGCTGAGGACAGGGCACATATCCTGAGGGGTCTGAAGATCGCTCTGGATCATCTGGATGAGGTTATCTCTCTTATCAGGTCCTCAAAGGATGTCGAAACCGCAAGGAGCGGGCTTATCGAGAACTTCGGTCTTGATGAGGTGCAGGCACGTGCAATTCTTGATATGCGCCTGCAAAAGCTGACGGGTCTTGAAAGGCAGAAGATCGAGGACGAGTACAACGAACTCATCAAGCTCATTGCAGAACTGAATGAGATCCTCGCAAGCGATGAAAGGAAATATGAAATCATTGTGTCTGAACTCAAGGATCTGAAGGAACGCTTTGGTGATGAGAGGCGAACCTCCATAAACGGAACCGTTGAAGAGCTGGAAGATGAGGATCTGATCCCTGATGAGGAAGTGGTTGTGACCATTACCAATAGCGGTTACATTAAGCGTCTTCTCCTGGATACTTATTCCAAGCAGCGCAGAGGCGGTAAGGGAATTATCGGCATGGATATCAAGGATGAGGATTTTGTCACTGATATCTTTGTGGCATCAACGCATGATTATATCCTGTTCTTTACCAATCAGGGAAGGGTACACTGGCAGAAAGTATACGGAATCCCCGAAGGAAGCAGGCAGTCTCGTGGAAAGGCCATTGTCAATCTTCTGGAACTTGGTGAAGGTGAAGTGGTTACAGCCATGATACCTGTCAGTGAATTCGTTGAGGATAACTATCTCTTCATGGCAACCCGCAAGGGTACCGTTAAGAAGAGCCAGCTCTCTGACTTCAGTAATCCGAGAAAGGGCGGCATCATTGCAATGAAACTTGATGAGGATGACGCGCTTTTGAATGTTGCACTTACCGACGGCTCCAGGGAACTTGTTATGGTTTCAAGTCATGGTAAGGCTATCAGGTTCTCCGAAGAGGATGTACGTTCCATGGGCAGGGCCGCCCGTGGTGTCCGGGGAATGAAACTCGAGGCCGATGATTCGGTTGTCAGTCTGGATATCGTGGATAATGAAGCGGCACTTCTTACGATAACAGAGAACGGTTTTGGTAAGAGGACTCTCTTCGAAGAATACCGAACCATGCGCAGGGGCGGACGTGGCGTAATTACCATTGTGACAAGTCTGCGTAACGGTCCTGTTATCAATGTCAAGTCTGTAAAGGACGATGACGAGGTAATGCTGACCAGTTCAGAAGGTATAATTATCCGTATTCCTGTCAAGGATATACGTATCCAGGGTCGCAATACCCAGGGTGTCAAGATAATGAATGTACGTACCGACGACAAAGTGGTAGGAGTAGCAAGGATAAGACTGGATGAGGAATGA
- the pdxS gene encoding pyridoxal 5'-phosphate synthase lyase subunit PdxS yields MELEKLRHGTELIKRGFAKMQKGGVIMDVTTPEQAHIAEEAGAVAVMALQAVPADIRKAGGVARMADPQIVSEIIDTVTIPVMAKARIGHFVEAEILQSLGVDMVDESEVLTPADNKYHIDKTDFTVPFVCGARNLGEALRRINEGAAMIRTKGEAGTGDVSEAVKHMKQIMGEVRTLKGMSREELIGVARAIEAPIELVVETANLQRLPVVNFAAGGVATPADAALMMRLGADGVFVGSGIFKAENPEKMAVAIVEAVNNYDNPEILAKISKGIGSGMKGISVDTIPQEQALQTRGW; encoded by the coding sequence ATGGAACTCGAAAAATTGAGACATGGTACCGAACTCATAAAGCGCGGTTTTGCAAAGATGCAGAAGGGCGGTGTTATCATGGATGTAACAACCCCCGAACAGGCACATATCGCAGAAGAAGCAGGAGCTGTTGCTGTTATGGCACTTCAGGCTGTGCCAGCCGATATAAGGAAAGCCGGAGGTGTTGCAAGGATGGCCGACCCCCAGATCGTTTCCGAGATCATAGATACTGTCACCATCCCTGTAATGGCAAAGGCCCGTATCGGACACTTTGTGGAAGCCGAGATATTGCAGTCGCTTGGTGTTGATATGGTGGATGAGTCCGAAGTGCTCACACCTGCTGACAACAAATATCATATAGACAAGACAGACTTCACAGTCCCGTTCGTATGTGGTGCAAGGAACCTTGGTGAAGCACTGCGCAGGATTAACGAAGGTGCAGCCATGATACGCACAAAGGGCGAGGCCGGAACCGGTGATGTGAGCGAGGCCGTAAAGCACATGAAACAGATCATGGGCGAGGTCCGTACACTTAAAGGTATGAGCCGGGAAGAGCTTATAGGTGTTGCACGTGCGATCGAGGCTCCGATCGAGCTTGTGGTCGAGACTGCAAATCTCCAGAGACTTCCTGTGGTCAACTTCGCTGCCGGCGGTGTGGCAACTCCTGCTGATGCAGCTCTTATGATGCGCCTTGGTGCAGACGGTGTCTTCGTAGGCTCCGGTATCTTCAAGGCAGAGAATCCGGAAAAGATGGCTGTGGCAATCGTCGAGGCCGTGAACAATTACGATAATCCCGAGATCCTTGCCAAGATCTCAAAGGGCATAGGCTCAGGTATGAAAGGTATCAGTGTCGATACCATTCCACAGGAGCAGGCTCTGCAGACGCGCGGATGGTAA
- the pdxT gene encoding pyridoxal 5'-phosphate synthase glutaminase subunit PdxT produces MRIGVIAIQGDVSEHVEALERALDERGNEAEIVAIKHRGIVPECDALVLPGGESTTLGKLLIREGISDEIQEMNDAGKPIMGTCAGLILLAKEGDEQVERTHQHLLGLMDTKVNRNAFGRQFDSFETELELPFLDSPYNAVFIRAPGIVDCGDDVTVLAKIDDMIVAAEQENVLALAFHPELTLDSRIHQYFLDKLF; encoded by the coding sequence ATGCGCATAGGTGTTATTGCTATTCAGGGTGATGTTTCCGAACACGTAGAGGCCCTCGAGCGGGCTCTTGATGAGCGCGGAAATGAGGCCGAGATAGTGGCGATAAAACACAGGGGTATTGTTCCCGAATGTGATGCACTCGTCCTTCCAGGCGGGGAAAGTACTACCCTTGGAAAACTGCTGATACGTGAGGGTATTTCAGATGAGATACAGGAAATGAACGATGCCGGCAAACCCATAATGGGAACCTGTGCAGGTCTGATCCTTCTTGCAAAAGAGGGCGACGAACAGGTTGAAAGAACACATCAGCATCTACTTGGACTCATGGATACAAAGGTCAACAGAAACGCCTTTGGAAGACAGTTTGATTCCTTCGAGACAGAACTTGAACTTCCGTTCCTTGATAGTCCGTACAACGCGGTATTCATCAGGGCACCCGGAATCGTGGATTGTGGAGATGATGTCACAGTTCTGGCAAAAATCGATGATATGATCGTTGCTGCGGAACAGGAAAATGTCCTGGCACTTGCTTTCCATCCGGAACTGACACTTGATTCAAGGATTCATCAGTATTTCCTGGATAAACTTTTCTGA
- a CDS encoding zinc ribbon domain-containing protein: protein MKSKHIRHSLIFFLIISFLIPTAAGSSVEEYDIPLMEGEFADLGYGYYLNVPEVDTYSETTRLTITYYGTVLSDDYYIVGDDFYYEDNALLLEFRIRDIYTVDYTDYVLLSDVYLYTYDYSTDTRTTAETRDTSTDYYYDDTYSDSSDEDAFLGLLTLVIIILIPIFIIRKAGKKRKQKKAAKAAGQAGSFTAAQQTSSASPKKQAPVSSGTKDVVIKSAVQYKGASILYKIKVENPSQEPVGDIRVTLFVPDVFRLKEGDKTISMLQPGEGKTVTFHIRPTGECGNCIISGSIRYYDYSKKKHIQLDLSDKMVDIVCPVLRTVETDEYTWREDVSDMLIAEEDTRDLDIPAENLFDMSTRILKDMNLYMIPAEVTSTQQLFTGVARFYAEGVSGLRYAAYVEVVGKRKSRLIIKAWAEKEEALTGFYHKILEEIEKRTDVKLFVDDSVTNYNINNTTISDSVIQRSNIGNGKNRCPNCGHETKAGEKFCMNCGEKLE from the coding sequence ATGAAATCAAAACATATACGACACTCACTCATATTCTTCCTTATCATATCTTTTTTAATTCCGACTGCTGCGGGCTCTTCTGTTGAAGAGTACGACATACCGTTGATGGAAGGCGAGTTTGCTGACCTGGGTTACGGCTACTATCTCAATGTGCCTGAGGTGGATACATATAGTGAGACCACGAGACTGACAATAACCTATTACGGAACCGTTCTCTCGGACGACTACTACATTGTGGGAGACGATTTCTACTATGAGGATAATGCCCTCCTGCTTGAGTTCCGCATACGTGATATCTACACAGTTGATTATACCGATTATGTCCTGTTATCCGATGTCTATCTCTACACTTATGATTATTCCACAGACACAAGAACAACAGCAGAAACCAGAGATACCAGTACCGATTACTATTACGATGACACTTATTCAGACAGTTCAGACGAAGATGCATTCCTTGGTTTGCTTACCCTGGTGATAATTATCCTGATCCCTATATTCATAATCAGGAAAGCCGGTAAGAAAAGGAAACAGAAAAAAGCTGCAAAGGCTGCAGGACAGGCAGGATCCTTTACCGCAGCACAACAGACCAGCAGTGCTTCACCCAAAAAACAGGCTCCCGTTTCTTCAGGAACAAAGGATGTCGTGATCAAATCTGCAGTCCAGTACAAAGGTGCAAGCATCCTCTATAAGATAAAGGTCGAGAACCCATCACAGGAACCTGTCGGCGATATCCGGGTGACTCTCTTCGTGCCAGACGTATTCAGACTGAAGGAAGGGGATAAGACCATATCCATGCTCCAGCCCGGAGAGGGTAAGACGGTCACCTTCCATATACGTCCCACCGGAGAATGTGGCAATTGCATCATCTCAGGAAGTATACGCTACTATGATTACAGCAAGAAGAAGCATATCCAGCTGGACCTCTCCGATAAAATGGTCGATATAGTGTGTCCGGTCCTCAGGACGGTGGAGACCGACGAATACACATGGAGAGAAGATGTCAGTGATATGCTGATCGCCGAGGAAGATACCAGGGACCTGGATATACCTGCGGAGAATCTCTTTGACATGAGCACACGCATTCTCAAGGACATGAATCTCTATATGATCCCGGCAGAGGTCACATCCACACAACAACTTTTCACAGGTGTTGCACGTTTCTATGCCGAAGGTGTTTCCGGATTGAGATACGCAGCTTATGTGGAAGTCGTTGGTAAGCGTAAATCCCGCCTCATCATAAAGGCATGGGCTGAAAAGGAGGAGGCTCTCACCGGATTCTACCATAAGATCCTTGAGGAGATCGAGAAACGTACGGATGTTAAGCTGTTCGTTGATGACTCGGTGACAAACTACAATATCAACAATACCACAATATCCGACAGCGTAATACAGCGATCGAACATCGGCAACGGAAAGAACAGGTGTCCGAACTGCGGACATGAAACAAAAGCCGGTGAGAAATTCTGCATGAACTGCGGTGAAAAGCTTGAATGA
- a CDS encoding SPFH domain-containing protein has protein sequence MAFKWKRSESDIARVVPKNRVSGFFRKDIILSPNEKAAMIKNGELQETVDEGKLRVGGLLKPGNIGKDVDVALMDTSPKDLQWSLSELWTADNQKVACSGLLRFRIQEAKRFFQMLYAYTAPNRKGERMLSVEDIYDRLESEAITLVLEPEVRKESVENLYGNRDLRLKLENELEMRLKSTLSLWGLETLKYTVKWDLGSYGIVMQATNDFNTSEELSELDTLAVEGDAERRSREEVAELRADNASIAAQSDFERGQQHKDVTSRLELERLQHEADMREAREAISLKEELKLAKARGMKAELEVEQDMKDREHGRDMEYLKTITETGGADVAKVVSEGREYGKMSAAQLEALAKVRQSEAIAKEDKVRFMMDVEDRERADSYRRQELDAALMGAAHDKMSPSVRKCPGCGSTVPAEAGFCGQCGRKLSENQ, from the coding sequence ATGGCATTCAAGTGGAAAAGAAGCGAAAGCGACATTGCACGGGTCGTACCAAAGAATAGGGTCAGCGGTTTTTTCAGAAAGGATATAATACTCTCACCCAACGAAAAAGCAGCCATGATCAAGAACGGTGAATTGCAGGAAACCGTAGACGAAGGAAAACTAAGAGTCGGAGGGCTGCTGAAACCAGGGAACATTGGTAAGGACGTTGATGTGGCACTCATGGATACATCTCCGAAGGACCTTCAATGGTCACTGTCCGAGCTCTGGACCGCGGATAATCAGAAGGTAGCCTGCAGCGGACTTCTGCGATTCAGAATACAGGAAGCAAAGCGATTCTTCCAGATGCTGTATGCCTACACGGCTCCGAACAGAAAAGGTGAGAGGATGCTTTCAGTGGAGGATATCTATGATCGCCTTGAAAGCGAAGCCATAACACTGGTACTTGAACCCGAGGTCCGCAAGGAGAGTGTCGAAAACCTCTACGGAAACAGAGATCTTCGCCTGAAACTGGAGAACGAGCTTGAGATGAGACTCAAATCAACCCTGTCACTCTGGGGACTTGAGACACTTAAGTACACTGTTAAGTGGGATCTTGGATCATATGGAATTGTTATGCAGGCAACAAACGATTTCAACACTTCCGAAGAACTGTCCGAGCTGGACACACTGGCAGTCGAAGGAGATGCTGAACGCAGGTCCCGTGAAGAAGTTGCGGAACTGCGTGCCGATAACGCAAGCATTGCCGCTCAGAGTGATTTTGAGCGAGGGCAGCAGCACAAGGATGTGACATCCCGGCTCGAGCTTGAAAGACTGCAGCATGAAGCGGACATGCGTGAGGCAAGGGAAGCGATCTCCCTCAAGGAAGAACTCAAGCTTGCAAAGGCCAGGGGAATGAAAGCGGAGCTTGAAGTGGAACAAGATATGAAGGACCGCGAACACGGCCGTGATATGGAATACCTGAAAACCATCACGGAAACCGGAGGAGCGGATGTGGCAAAGGTGGTCAGTGAAGGCCGCGAGTACGGGAAGATGTCAGCAGCACAACTGGAAGCCCTTGCGAAGGTCAGACAGAGCGAGGCTATCGCAAAGGAAGACAAGGTCCGTTTTATGATGGATGTCGAGGACCGTGAGCGTGCTGACTCATACAGAAGACAGGAACTTGATGCCGCCCTGATGGGAGCTGCACATGACAAAATGTCACCCTCTGTCAGGAAATGTCCCGGTTGCGGTTCTACCGTACCTGCGGAAGCAGGTTTCTGTGGCCAGTGTGGAAGAAAGCTGTCGGAAAATCAATGA
- a CDS encoding AAA family ATPase, with product MTSAITLAAQARGYSKAAKELEESGQHERARQLYLKAAKLYNDAYASAGDEMDRNTQRDLAEHLFAKAQSLKSSSAKYSSGGLESSNGSDNRDESSLSKDDLILKEIPNIGFPDIGGLEDVKEEIRKAIIYPFTHKELYRMYGQKAGEGILLYGPPGCGKTMMAKAAAKECGAEFISVKTSSIVSKWVGASEKNIKQIFDTARQSERAIIFFDEIDSVAVRRSESEDYAKRVVNEMLAQMDGVDTAGDDLLVLAATNEPWSIDPALRRPGRFSKLVFIPEPDLEARAAIFDIQLKDRPIDDEVDVMALAGMTDSYSGADIASICREAADIPLGEALRGGEIRKIGMQDFATVIEKRKPSITSWYIGARKAIQKTGEEEVFGEIFSG from the coding sequence TTGACTTCAGCGATCACCCTCGCAGCCCAGGCACGTGGATATTCCAAGGCAGCAAAGGAACTTGAAGAAAGCGGCCAGCATGAGAGAGCAAGACAGCTATACCTTAAGGCGGCCAAGCTCTATAATGATGCCTATGCGTCTGCAGGTGACGAAATGGACCGTAACACCCAGCGTGACCTTGCGGAACATCTTTTTGCCAAGGCACAATCACTTAAATCATCCTCTGCAAAATACTCAAGTGGTGGTCTGGAAAGCAGTAATGGTTCTGATAACAGGGATGAATCATCCCTGTCAAAGGATGACCTGATCCTCAAAGAGATCCCCAATATCGGCTTCCCAGATATCGGAGGTCTTGAGGATGTAAAGGAAGAGATACGCAAGGCGATAATCTATCCTTTCACCCACAAGGAACTCTACCGGATGTATGGTCAGAAAGCAGGAGAGGGAATCCTGCTCTATGGTCCTCCCGGCTGTGGAAAAACAATGATGGCAAAGGCTGCGGCAAAGGAATGCGGTGCGGAGTTCATCAGTGTCAAGACCAGCAGCATCGTAAGTAAATGGGTGGGTGCATCCGAGAAGAATATCAAGCAGATATTTGATACCGCAAGGCAGAGTGAGAGAGCTATAATCTTCTTTGACGAGATCGACTCTGTAGCTGTCAGGAGAAGTGAGAGCGAAGATTATGCCAAGAGGGTTGTAAACGAAATGCTTGCCCAGATGGACGGTGTGGATACTGCAGGCGATGACCTGCTTGTGCTTGCAGCCACCAATGAGCCCTGGTCCATTGATCCTGCCCTGAGACGCCCGGGGCGATTCAGCAAACTTGTCTTCATACCCGAGCCGGACCTTGAAGCCAGGGCGGCCATATTCGATATTCAGCTTAAGGACCGCCCTATTGATGATGAAGTCGATGTCATGGCCCTGGCAGGAATGACTGATTCCTATTCGGGTGCTGACATAGCATCCATCTGCAGGGAAGCGGCAGATATCCCGCTTGGTGAAGCTCTTCGGGGTGGGGAGATTCGCAAAATAGGTATGCAGGACTTTGCCACTGTAATCGAGAAGCGCAAACCCTCGATTACAAGCTGGTATATCGGAGCCAGGAAAGCTATACAGAAAACAGGTGAGGAAGAGGTTTTCGGTGAGATATTCAGCGGATAA
- a CDS encoding pyridoxamine 5'-phosphate oxidase family protein → MVKLTDEMKEEFAKMKIFPFATASKDGVPNVIPIGMCFLQEDDETIWIVDNFFLKTMDNLRANPKGAIYVWGPEINGCFQIKGDIKIIDRGEEYDAMRKMVKAKSDRFPARLLVKMKITDVFECKSGPDAGKKLL, encoded by the coding sequence ATGGTAAAATTAACTGATGAGATGAAAGAAGAATTTGCAAAGATGAAGATATTCCCGTTCGCTACCGCTTCAAAGGACGGTGTACCCAACGTTATTCCTATTGGTATGTGCTTCCTTCAGGAAGATGATGAGACCATCTGGATAGTCGACAATTTCTTCCTCAAGACAATGGATAACCTCAGGGCAAATCCAAAGGGCGCCATCTATGTCTGGGGACCTGAGATCAACGGTTGCTTCCAGATCAAGGGTGATATCAAGATCATCGACCGCGGTGAGGAATATGATGCCATGCGCAAGATGGTAAAAGCAAAGAGCGACCGCTTCCCTGCAAGACTCCTTGTTAAAATGAAGATCACAGACGTCTTTGAGTGCAAGAGCGGACCTGATGCCGGTAAGAAGTTACTCTAA